The Pseudomonas triclosanedens genome has a window encoding:
- a CDS encoding ABC transporter permease: MKHRDIILFGVYSDLRTEVARRFLGFLWWILEPVMYMGAFYIVFGLALGHSRPGYVPLLLSGMVAWKWFDGSVRQASNAIQANAGLIQQIHVPKYVFALIPVLSNTFKFLIILTLLIISLLIAGYRPSLEWLALPVLIVNQLLFTIGFGFLLAAVLPFVPDLRQVVDNFLMLMMFMSGVFFSIHEIPESMAPLLNINPMTVMITAYRDVLLHNHWPSWGEQLYVLATALPLLGVALWIMQRNERKYAKLLF, from the coding sequence ATGAAGCACAGGGACATCATTCTTTTTGGCGTCTACAGCGACCTGCGCACAGAAGTGGCGCGGCGCTTCCTGGGATTCCTCTGGTGGATCCTCGAACCCGTGATGTACATGGGCGCCTTCTATATCGTCTTCGGCCTGGCCCTGGGCCACAGCCGCCCTGGCTATGTCCCGCTGCTGCTCAGCGGCATGGTGGCCTGGAAGTGGTTTGACGGCTCCGTGCGCCAGGCCAGCAATGCCATCCAGGCCAACGCCGGGCTGATCCAGCAGATCCACGTGCCCAAGTATGTGTTCGCGCTGATTCCGGTGCTGAGCAACACCTTCAAGTTCCTGATCATCCTCACCCTGCTGATCATCTCGCTGCTGATCGCCGGCTACCGTCCGTCGCTGGAATGGCTGGCGCTGCCGGTGCTGATCGTCAACCAACTGCTGTTCACCATCGGCTTCGGCTTCCTGCTCGCCGCGGTACTGCCGTTCGTACCCGACCTGCGCCAGGTGGTGGACAACTTCCTGATGCTGATGATGTTCATGTCCGGTGTGTTCTTCAGCATCCACGAGATTCCCGAGTCGATGGCGCCGCTGCTGAACATCAACCCGATGACGGTGATGATCACCGCCTACCGCGACGTTCTGCTGCACAACCACTGGCCGTCCTGGGGCGAGCAGCTCTATGTGCTGGCAACCGCGTTGCCGCTGCTGGGTGTGGCGCTGTGGATCATGCAGCGCAACGAACGCAAATACGCCAAGCTGCTGTTCTGA
- a CDS encoding ABC transporter ATP-binding protein: protein MSSELILRAENVGLSYRQRVGMLRYESFWALQDVSFDLFEGETLGVIGNNGAGKSTLLRMIAGIVDPDRGTLERRKPLNASLLALNVGFKPELSGRDNVIIGGLLLGMSRDELRRRMDEIREFSDLGDFFERPVGTYSTGMRARLGFAVAIHADPDILLIDEILGVGDQTFREKSHAAMKAKIKQGKTVILVSHSMEAIRDLCHRVLWIERGKLVLCGDTPKVVETYHEAVRIAVRDKQKADRERKAALGLAEAKG, encoded by the coding sequence ATGTCCTCTGAATTGATTCTTCGGGCCGAGAACGTCGGCCTGTCGTACCGGCAGCGCGTCGGCATGCTGCGCTACGAGTCGTTCTGGGCCCTGCAGGATGTCAGCTTCGATCTCTTCGAAGGCGAGACCCTGGGCGTTATCGGCAACAACGGCGCCGGCAAGAGCACCCTGCTGCGGATGATCGCCGGCATCGTCGACCCCGATCGCGGCACGCTGGAACGGCGCAAGCCGCTCAACGCCAGCCTGCTGGCGCTGAACGTCGGCTTCAAACCGGAGCTGTCCGGCCGCGACAACGTGATCATCGGAGGGCTGCTGCTGGGCATGAGCCGCGACGAGCTGCGCCGCCGGATGGACGAAATCCGCGAGTTCAGCGACCTGGGCGACTTCTTCGAGCGTCCGGTGGGCACCTACTCGACCGGCATGCGCGCACGCCTGGGCTTCGCCGTGGCGATCCATGCCGACCCGGACATCCTGCTGATCGACGAGATCCTCGGCGTTGGCGACCAGACCTTCCGCGAGAAGTCCCACGCCGCCATGAAAGCCAAGATCAAGCAGGGCAAGACAGTGATCCTGGTCTCCCACAGCATGGAGGCGATCCGCGACCTGTGCCATCGCGTGTTGTGGATCGAGCGCGGCAAGCTGGTGCTCTGCGGCGATACCCCGAAGGTGGTGGAGACCTACCACGAGGCGGTGCGGATCGCCGTGCGCGACAAGCAGAAGGCCGACCGCGAGCGCAAGGCCGCACTGGGCCTGGCCGAGGCAAAGGGCTGA
- a CDS encoding cation:proton antiporter, which produces MHAIDFIQDLAVIMLIAGFVTILCHRFKQPVVLGYIIAGVIIGPHTPPFALVHDEETIKTLAELGVIFLMFCLGLEFSLRKLFQVGATAFIAAFLEITLMIWAGFEIGRLFDWNTMDSLFLGAILAMSSTTIIIKVLGDLKMKNERFAQLIFGVLIIEDILGIGIIALFSGIAVSGTVEADQVFSTVGKLSLFMVVALVVGILLVPRLLAYVAKFESNEMLLVTVLGLCFGFCLLVVKLEYSMILGAFLIGAIMAESRQLIQIERLMEPVRDMFSAIFFVAIGLTIDPRVLVDYAAPILVITLVVVAGKLVSCGAGAFIAGNDGRTSMRVGMGLSQIGEFSFIIAALGMSLGVTSDFLYPVVVGVSAITTLLTPYLIRSADPLALYLGRSLPSPMVRVFSLYGEWLRSIKPRGDKAILAGMIRRILLQVGVNLTLVIGIFFGLAFFAGQIGQWLAQFVEQEALHKALIWGAALLLSLPFLIAAYRKLKALAMLLAEMGVKADSAGRHTARVRRVISELIPLLSLGGMMLLLAALSSSILPPGELLVVVALIAALVIAVFWRWFIRVHSRMQVALLETLEHNNGGH; this is translated from the coding sequence ATGCATGCCATCGATTTCATCCAGGACCTCGCGGTGATCATGCTGATCGCCGGCTTCGTCACCATCCTTTGTCACCGCTTCAAGCAGCCGGTGGTGCTGGGCTACATCATCGCCGGGGTGATCATCGGTCCGCACACCCCTCCGTTTGCCCTGGTGCACGACGAAGAGACCATCAAGACACTCGCCGAACTGGGGGTGATCTTCCTGATGTTCTGCCTGGGCCTGGAGTTTTCCCTGCGCAAGCTGTTCCAGGTCGGCGCCACGGCGTTCATCGCCGCGTTCCTGGAAATCACCCTGATGATCTGGGCCGGCTTCGAGATCGGCCGGCTGTTCGACTGGAACACGATGGACTCGCTGTTCCTCGGCGCGATCCTGGCGATGTCGTCTACCACCATCATCATCAAGGTGCTGGGCGACCTGAAGATGAAGAACGAGCGCTTCGCCCAACTGATCTTCGGCGTACTGATCATCGAGGACATTCTCGGCATCGGCATCATCGCACTGTTCTCCGGCATCGCCGTGAGCGGCACGGTGGAGGCCGACCAGGTGTTCTCCACGGTCGGCAAGCTGAGCCTGTTCATGGTCGTCGCGCTGGTCGTCGGCATCCTGCTGGTGCCGCGCCTGCTCGCCTACGTGGCGAAATTCGAAAGCAACGAGATGCTGCTGGTGACGGTTCTCGGCCTGTGCTTCGGCTTCTGCCTGCTGGTGGTGAAGCTGGAGTACAGCATGATCCTCGGCGCCTTCCTGATCGGCGCGATCATGGCCGAGTCGCGCCAGCTCATTCAGATCGAGCGCCTGATGGAGCCGGTGCGGGACATGTTCAGCGCGATCTTCTTTGTCGCCATCGGCCTGACCATCGATCCCCGGGTGCTGGTGGACTACGCCGCGCCGATCCTGGTGATCACCCTGGTGGTAGTGGCCGGCAAGCTGGTTTCGTGCGGCGCCGGCGCCTTCATCGCGGGCAACGACGGGCGCACGTCGATGCGCGTCGGCATGGGCCTTTCGCAGATCGGCGAGTTCTCCTTCATCATCGCTGCGCTGGGCATGAGCCTGGGCGTGACCAGCGACTTCCTCTATCCGGTGGTGGTCGGTGTTTCGGCCATCACCACACTGCTGACGCCGTACCTGATCCGCTCGGCGGACCCGCTGGCGCTGTACCTGGGGCGTAGCCTGCCGTCGCCGATGGTGCGGGTATTCAGCCTTTACGGCGAGTGGCTGCGCAGCATCAAGCCGCGCGGCGACAAGGCGATACTCGCCGGGATGATCCGGCGCATCCTGCTGCAGGTCGGGGTCAACCTGACGCTGGTGATCGGCATCTTCTTCGGCCTGGCGTTCTTCGCCGGGCAGATCGGCCAGTGGCTGGCGCAGTTCGTCGAGCAGGAAGCGCTGCACAAGGCGCTGATCTGGGGCGCCGCGCTGCTGCTGTCGCTGCCGTTCCTGATCGCCGCCTATCGCAAGCTCAAGGCGCTGGCGATGTTGCTGGCTGAAATGGGTGTGAAGGCGGACAGCGCCGGCCGGCATACCGCGCGTGTACGCCGGGTGATCTCCGAGCTGATCCCGCTGCTGTCGCTGGGCGGCATGATGCTGCTGCTGGCGGCGCTCAGTTCGAGCATCCTGCCGCCGGGCGAGCTGCTGGTAGTGGTGGCGCTGATCGCGGCGTTGGTGATCGCGGTGTTCTGGCGCTGGTTCATCCGCGTGCATTCGCGGATGCAGGTGGCGCTGCTGGAGACCCTGGAGCACAACAACGGCGGGCATTGA
- a CDS encoding Tim44 domain-containing protein, which translates to MKRFLSLAMAFCVAVTLSLDVNAAKRFGGGKSMGSAPSHQTRQAQPNAAPNSPTAAGPAATGAAAGAAGAAAKSGASRWLGPLAGLAAGGLLASMLMGDGFEGMQFLDILIIALIAFIAFRFIAARRRQQAQPAMAGHAPMQREMPAAPPSIFGGASRPVVDSRPVINAPSWFDEARFVGAAREHFMSLQQHWDANEMDKIAEFVTPQMLQFLKQERAELGDAYQSTYIDNLDVQLEGVDDNAEKTIATLTFSGVSKSSRFDQGEPFSESWRMERAQGENQPWLVAGIRQN; encoded by the coding sequence ATGAAGCGCTTTCTCAGCCTTGCTATGGCCTTCTGTGTCGCCGTGACGCTCAGCCTCGACGTCAATGCCGCCAAACGTTTCGGTGGCGGCAAGAGCATGGGCTCGGCGCCGAGCCACCAGACCCGCCAAGCGCAACCCAACGCCGCACCGAATTCCCCCACCGCCGCCGGCCCGGCCGCTACCGGTGCAGCCGCTGGCGCTGCCGGCGCCGCAGCCAAGAGCGGCGCTTCGCGCTGGCTCGGCCCGCTGGCAGGCCTGGCCGCCGGCGGCCTGCTCGCCTCCATGCTGATGGGCGACGGCTTCGAGGGCATGCAGTTCCTCGACATCCTGATCATCGCGCTGATCGCGTTCATCGCCTTCCGCTTCATCGCCGCCCGCCGTCGCCAGCAGGCCCAGCCCGCCATGGCCGGCCATGCACCGATGCAGCGCGAGATGCCAGCTGCTCCGCCGTCGATCTTCGGTGGCGCCTCGCGTCCGGTGGTGGACAGCCGCCCGGTGATCAATGCGCCGAGCTGGTTCGATGAAGCTCGCTTCGTCGGCGCCGCCCGCGAGCACTTCATGTCCCTGCAACAGCACTGGGACGCCAACGAGATGGACAAGATCGCCGAGTTCGTCACCCCGCAGATGCTGCAGTTCCTCAAGCAGGAACGCGCCGAGCTGGGCGATGCCTACCAGTCGACCTACATCGACAACCTCGATGTGCAGCTCGAAGGTGTGGATGACAATGCCGAGAAGACCATCGCCACCCTGACCTTCAGCGGTGTATCGAAGTCCTCGCGTTTCGACCAGGGCGAGCCGTTCAGCGAAAGCTGGCGCATGGAGCGTGCCCAGGGCGAAAACCAGCCCTGGCTGGTGGCTGGCATCCGCCAGAACTGA
- a CDS encoding SMI1/KNR4 family protein has translation MEDVIEKLREANEPVPVPLELPDEELLVEIEEALLIGIPSEFREFLLQVSDVVYGRLEPVTVTDPHSHTYLPEVAAVAWSMGLPRELIPLCADGDDYYAVAEDGEVVLWADGELTEETWDSVWTWARDVWLDT, from the coding sequence GTGGAAGATGTGATCGAGAAGCTGCGAGAAGCGAACGAACCGGTTCCGGTCCCGCTGGAACTGCCGGACGAAGAACTGCTGGTGGAAATCGAAGAAGCCCTGCTGATCGGCATTCCGTCGGAATTCCGCGAGTTCCTGCTGCAGGTCAGCGATGTCGTCTATGGCCGCCTGGAGCCGGTCACGGTGACCGATCCGCACTCCCATACCTACCTGCCGGAAGTGGCCGCCGTCGCCTGGTCGATGGGCCTGCCGCGCGAACTGATTCCGCTCTGCGCCGATGGTGACGACTACTACGCGGTCGCAGAGGACGGCGAGGTGGTGCTATGGGCCGACGGCGAGCTCACCGAGGAAACCTGGGACTCGGTGTGGACCTGGGCACGCGACGTATGGCTCGACACCTGA
- a CDS encoding YgdI/YgdR family lipoprotein — protein MKLKALFTSLLLLGLAGCADKAVVTLQDGSEILVKDHSDYDKYNDYYEFEQLNGETILIKKDNVRFIKTP, from the coding sequence ATGAAGTTGAAAGCCCTGTTCACCAGCCTGTTGCTGCTCGGCCTCGCCGGATGCGCCGACAAGGCCGTGGTGACGCTGCAGGATGGCAGCGAAATCCTGGTGAAGGATCACTCCGATTACGACAAATACAATGACTACTACGAATTCGAGCAACTCAATGGCGAAACCATCCTGATCAAGAAGGACAACGTCCGCTTCATCAAGACGCCCTGA